The Meriones unguiculatus strain TT.TT164.6M chromosome 14, Bangor_MerUng_6.1, whole genome shotgun sequence sequence ggtgagatgatcaatcctcactcagacaggcaaaagggatggacatcagaagtgagagaaaacagggaacaggacagaagccttccacagagggactctgaagggCTCTATCCAGAAgtttatcaaaacagatgctgaaactcatacccaaactttgggcagagtgcagggaatcttatgagagaagggggagatagaaagacctggagggaataggaactcttcaacgagagcaacagaaccaagaaatctgggcacagggggcttttctgagactgatactctaaccaaggaccatgcatggagataacctagaacccctgctcagaggtaacCCATGgaagcccagtgtccaagtgagttccctaataaatgggaacagggactgtctttgacatgaactcagtggctgactcttagatcacctcctactgaggggtgtgcagccttaccagaccacagaggaagacagtgcagccactcctgataagacctgatggactaggatcagaaggaaggagaggaagtcttcccctatcagtggacttggggaggggcatgtgtggagaaggaagagggagggtgggactgggaggggaggagggaggagcttatggggggatacaaagtgaataaagtgtaattaataaaaattaaaattaaaaaattaaaaattaaaaataaacaaaagatgcCTTGAAAAACGTTTtaatacaataaacaaataaaactaataGGCTGTATTACTGTGTTATAATCACAACATAATTTTTGCCTATACAgcagagaaatattttatttttttctcattcaaaataaatattttgcagTAAAGAAATGGTTTACATTTCATGCTTATCCCAGATAATTTATAGATGAAAATGTATATACTACATTCTATAGGATGCAAATATCATGTCAGTTGGTTGCTGGGAACTTAACCAGGGAAATtacatatgtttacatatgtaagAATCTTACATATGTAAGAATTCTTGCATACATAAGAATTACATAGGGAAGAACCAAGAGAAAATCGCCCAAGATGGTATATTCATGGGTCCTTGTACTCAGGAGGCTAAAGAAGAGGGTTATGAATGTGAGGCTAACCTGGGCCTCAGTAGAAAACAGttcaaaaatcacacacacaaaacataaaaaatttaaaaatacaaagggaAAACTAGGTGCCAAATCTGCCCACTGAATGTTCTGTCAGGTCTCCAGGATCATCTTATTACGAAAAGCCCTGACAGGCTTTCATCATGCTCAAATCAGAACACTGCACTCGGTGATGGGTATGAATTGACCTAGAATGTCAATCTCACCAAATGCAGGgcaattatttttattgtctgAGTCACTATCCCTTAGACTGATGTCTACACCAGCAATCCTCTTCTGCAGGTGTGGTCTTTAGTAGCCTAGTGTCTGACCTTcttcagtcacacacacatgcatatatacatacatgggtgtgtgtgtgtgtgtgtgtgtgtgtgtgtgtgtgtgtgtgcgcactcaTCTAATCGTTGGGCACCATTGCATACTGCAGCTGTTTCATAAAACAGCATGCTTGTGATATACTTAATCCAAGCAAAGTAAAATTCTAGACTGTAAAACCAAAGCAACTTTAGTAAACACGTCGTAAGGACTATAAGAAGGAGATATTGTCTGGAAATTTAAGGGCAAAGCACTTGAATGATGGGCAAGTTTACTATTGACTTCTGGGAGGAATTTTAGTCTCCCAAGGATGAGCTTCCTTATAAACTGTTCAGTGCAGACTGCTCAGCCTTGAaagcatatacacataaataaataacaaaagcaaGGTTAGCAgactttatatacatatatatacacatatgtgtatgcatgtatgtatgtttatgtttgtGCATATGCAAACATATCTAATCAAAGGTCAAAGAAGCTATAAAATTAAGACTGTTGGGAGATGGGAAGCTTTGGAGGAAGGGTAATTTTGGGAGTGGGGAGAAATAAAATGGTGGtggaatgatttaattttatttcagttaaaaacattaaaagttaaataaacgAAATAATGCATTTTATGTACAGGCTCTATAGATAAGACGTATATCAGGGAGCTTGTTATGTATGATCCTTGACATTTATTATTTggttaattattttgtttatctGATAAGCACAGATGAATTCATACATTTTGTTCTTCATGAAACTAGAGTAATTAGTAATTCCAGACCTGACAAAGCTATTATTTTATTCTCTCAATGGACTTCTGACAGAGGAGTGGTACATATAACATGGAAATATGATACTCTAGGGCATTGATTTCCCATTGATGAGTGAACTGTGTCAGCATGTTCCACAAAGGTATTTGTATTTCCTATTTATGTCACAACAATAACCTTTGGAAATGATATACTCCGCCTTTTCATTTGTTTAAAGCTTAGgtatattcattttaaaaattattattattattaattacaatttattcactttgtaagacctggagaggacaggaactttccaaggagagctacagaaccaagaaatctgagcacaggggtcttttctgagactgattttccaaccaaggaccatgcacggagataacctagaaccactgcacagatgtagcccatagcagctcagtgaccaagtgggttccttagtaagggactgtctctgacatgaactgattggctggttctttgatcacctcctcctgagggggcagcagccttaccaggccacagaggaagacaatgcagccagtcctgatgagacctgataagctaggatcagatggaaagtgATAAGGACCTCCattctcagtggactgggggagagccATGGGAGGAGAACACAGgaaggtgaaattgggaggggacaaaggagagggctacagctgagataaaaagtgaataaattataattgataaaattattaaatgaaCTTATTAaggatccagctatatcactcctgggcatatatctgaaagttgCTCAACcaaacaaccaggacatttgctaatctatgttcatagcagctttatttgcaatagctggaatctggaaaaaaaaatagctgtccctcaacaaagtaatggatacagaaattgtggtacatttacacaatggaatattactcagcaattaaaaacaaggaaatcatgcaattttcaggtaaatggatggacctagaaaatatcccgagtgaggtaatgcagaagcagaaaatcacatatggcatatactcactcataaggggaTATTACCCGTATAATGCAGGACAAGCATACTACAatcttaaagaaactaaacaacaaggaggagctGAGGcgtattcctttttatttatttatttttcatgtcatACATTTTGACCATGTTTTCCCTTTCTCCCAACTCCCCTAAAATGCCCTCCAACTCTCCACAGACCCAAATTTATGTTCTTCCTATCTTGAATTCTGTTTAATGGTTTTATTAAACCATTTGTTAACCATTGTTAGATGCTCCAGGGATAGATAAGACACTGTTTTGAATTTTCATTTATGTCTTCTTGTTTATGTtggatttccttctctttttttttttgtttgtttcagtagACATGAATCATTTTGGGCGGGAGCAGGGCCCTACTACTCGCATCCTTATCTCTTTGGTTTTTATTCCGTAAACTATGGGGTTCATGGTTGGGGACACCAATAGATAGAGATTAGCCAGGAGAATGAGGTGCCTGGAGACGTGGCGCCCACAGCGATgggtaaagaaggaaaaaaaggccaGTGTGTAGAATATTAAGATGACGCAAATGTGTGCTCCGCAGGTGCCGAAAGCTTTTTTCCGGGCTTCCCTTGATGGCAGTTGTAGGACTGTTTTCAGGATTAGCCAGTAAGACAAGGAGATGAAGACGAAGTCCATCCCTGTGGTAAGGAGCGCAGCTGAGAGTCCATAAATACTGTTTAGGGTAATGCTGTTGCAAGCCAACTTGGCGATGCCCATATTCTCACAGTATGTGTGGCGGAAATGTTGCTCCAGCAGAAGTCCAAGCGGAGAATAAGGAGCACCCCGGGAGTGATGACAGCCACACTCCGAGCTACCAGCGCCAGCCCAACCTTGCCAATGAGAGAGCCTGTAAGCAGGGTTGTGTAATGCAGCGGTGTGCAGATAGCCACATAGCGATCAAAAGCCATGGCCAGTAAGACAGCAGATTCAGAGAGGAAAAGAGCGTGGACGAAAAACATCTGTGTGAGGCAAGCAGGAAAGGGGGTTGCCAAGGGGCCCTGCCAGAAAATGAGCAGCATCTGGGGTACAGTGACAGTACAGAGGAGGACATCGTTGAACGCCAACATGGCCAGGAAGAGATACATGGGTTCATGGAGGCTCCGGTCATAGACCACCACTGCCACGGCCAGCACGTTGCCTAACACAGCCAAGAGGTACATGAAGCTGAAAGGGATGGAGATCCAAATTTGGATATCTTCTAATCCTGGCACGCCAGTGAGCAgaaagaaagtgagctgagcagggGTAGCGTTGAGTTCTGAAACAGAGGTGCAGAAGACGTTCTTACACAAGAAGCGAAAGGTCTGGACTAAAGATACATGAAACGCCTTAAGGCTGGTGAAGTCCTAATCAGTTCTGGTGCGATGAAGAGAAAGGACTGAAGACCATAAGATCATCTtaatgagtacacacacacacacacacacacacacatatatagaagagagagagagagagagagagagagagagagagagagagagagagagaggtgggatacaaagtaaataaagtgtaattaaaaataaaattaaattaaaaaagaaatatgtaacaaagTATAAGTTAAAGCTATATATTTTGAATGCTACAGGAGAGtcttataaaaatatgaaaagaaaatataagcactactcataaaaaagaaaattaattcgCTGGATACACAGAAATATGGTTATGTGCTACAAATTTGAATACATTATCTATTTAACAGAAACATattgatatccaaaatacatggAAGGTAGGTgaacaaggaggagatagagaATTCAAAAGAAAATCAGATGAAAAGAATTTAAGAGGCACCTTAAAAGGCATacaaaatcagcaaaataagtCAGATTGAATCCACAATAATATACTATTTAAGATACTCAGAAAAGATagataaaattaagagaaaaaaatatatggaaTGAGTTTCTGACAGTCTTCTTTTGCAGAatgattttctttgaaaatatgagAAATCAGAAAGAACAAAGCTACTGATTTTCTGTAAGTGATGCCTTTTGTTACAACGAAAAATTTTATatggtttttaaatttcattctaATAGATATGCTAAATAATGAGTACAAAAGGcatggtttccttccttcctccacataAGTAAAGGTTGGGGAGAACACGCCTGGTGTACAACTGGCAGCAATCGCTTGCAAATAGTTTTAAGACTCTAATTCCTTTTTAAGAAATTCATTATATTCTctattttttcctccttttcttccctccctccttcctttcttttttatgtgtgtgtgtgtgtgtgcttgtgtgagtatgtgtgtgtgtgtgtgtgtgcttgtgtgagtatgtgtttatgtgtgtgtgtgtgtgtgtgcttgtgtgagtatgtgtatgtgtgtgtgtgtgcgtgcttgtgtgagtatgtatgtgtgtgtgtgtgtgtgtgtgtgtgtgtgggagggcaTGCATGGTTTACAGTCCATGAAAAGTTCAGAATAACTTGAAGATAACTTGAAGGACCCCAGGTAGGTcctgggccttgaactcacattctCATTCTTAGTTTAAACAATTTTCTTGTGGAGCCATCTCATGGGCTCCAAGGGGGAAATTCTTATTTTGTATTTGAATGTTGTGAAATTTTCACTGTTGCCCTAGTTTTTCTACTAACAAAGCAATAATTTGATTCACTTGTCTCTCATTCAAATTCTTGAAGACAAAGATTGAACCAACATGAAATTTAGAATGCAGTGCAAAAGTTAAATTTTTCATACTCAAATTAACACTGCTTCTCAAGATTCAAGACATTAAATAAGATACAATCCACACAGGCAGTGTTGATTTTCATTCAGAGCAAAAAAGCCACAGCAAAGAGTCAAGGCTCATCCAACACTGGTGCGGCTTTGCATAGAGCAGAGAAATGTCTATTTTCATTCAGCTCTATCAAGAGAACAAGATAAAAATTTCCCATTATTTGTATAGCCAtggtcttgtttttattttgtgttttgttttgttctttgttttatacTGAAAACTCTTCCCATACAATGACATTCTGAACAcagttcccccccacccccagctccccCAGATTCTTCTTGCATCCCTAATGTGATTGCATGTCTTTCCTgggaattgtttttaaatttttaatattattattgttatttatttatttatttattgttatttagaatttattcgctttgtagtCCAGTTACAGcccgctccctcatctcctcccggactcccattccctccttctttctctcctacacCTCTTtcgtagtccactgatagagaaatTATCCTGGCTcttgttttaaataatattattgaaaattctgtctttgcccacctttccttccttccctccataccTCCCATTTATTCTCTTTGAAACGGGGCCCTGTTGATTAATTATTTAGAGCACTAATCAATATTTGGCATAAAGATGGGGTTTATATAAAAATGACTCAGATCCAAAAATATGCATTTTCATGTcctataaaacatttatttaaatagtCAATTGGTAATACAAATAATTGATCTGAGCAAGGTCAAAGAGTATATTTGTCAACATGTTTTGATTTCAACTTCTAGGAAACCTCAGTTGTGGATAATAAATAGTTTTCTATCTGAAAAGAAATTTACCAAAATTTTCAAAATGTACAGGTTCTATTTTCCATGCTGGAAGCTCAGAGTTACTAGGAAATCACTCTGCACTGAGAATAGCAGCTCCACTCCACATTACCCGAAGTCTTCCTTTCCAGATAATTCCAGTGTTAGCAAGGAAGTATGGCATCCCATCCCATCAGCACCCTGCCTTTCTCCAGTTTTCTTCCACatgcccctttctctttctcactctcttgtTCCATTTCACTTCCCCCTTTATACTCCCACTtagttttctctctgtcttaGTGGTAATAAAGATGAAGATActgttctttttttcaattttaggaCACATGCATGGAATAGGTAAATGTCTTTAGATAAGATTAGGATAGCTATTGCTTAAAATTCAGAGTTAGGTCCACAGTTTCATCAAACACTCATTCTAGGAAATCTGTACTTTCTTGCTCTGTTTTATAACGACCACACAGAAATATCAGCTATTTAAATAGAAGACAGATCACATATTAGTCTGTGAATTGGCAATATAGCAAATTAAATGACAATGATGGGAAAATGTGTGCATACTTACTAATAATCCTTTTcctaaaactaaaaagaaaaaaaaattcaagcaatGAAATATAACTATACCAACTACCCTACTGTAGTTTATTATGCCAGTTTTAAATAGGCAGAAACCTGGACATCTACTAATATCTGGACATCTATTAACATACAAATTTTGTTTCCAAATCCAGAGACACTAGTTTCAGAATGTATAACTTTAACCAATGAAGGGTTCTCACTCACCTTGTGCATCCACAGCTTTTCTCAGTCAATAAAAACAGTACAGGGAGGTTTGAAAGTTTCTAATACCTTTGGTTGCGATATCCATAAAGCCTGCGTGAGGTGGCCATGCCCTCCTGCTGCGAGCACAGACTTGTACATATACACACGTCTCTACTTCACGCTCATATTTCTAGCATCAACCAAGGGAATAGTCTCTACCTGGGCTGAGAGGTCTTTTGAGAATTATTTTCATCGAGTAACTATTTCCACAGCTGAGTCCACAGTTAGAATTTGATCATCTTACTTGATCATGGCCTTTCACACCTCAGAAATGGTATTTTCATATCTTGAATtgtgtctgatttttttcttctttattattattttggttttcactGTTTGATCATTTTATACCCCCAACTGCAGCCCCCTGCCTCAACTTCTCCTGGCCCCACCTTGCCACCTCTTCACCCTATCCCCTCCCCTAGTttactgaaagggggagctctcctccccTTGCCATCTGCCCCCAGCTTTtcaagtctcttcaagactgATCACCTCTGTCCAGGTGAttcaaccttgccaggccacagaggaagtggatCCAGGCAGTATCTGATGATTTTTAATCCGTAATATACCTATTTACAATGTATGTAAATAGATTTATCCTCATGTAATTCTAAAATTATACAAAAGTGTCCTATTCCATGTCTCTTATGAAACAAGAACGCCTTTTGAAACAAAGTTAAACTCCTGAGGGTACTTTTATCTATTTCAATAAAACACCAGATGCCTCTTCTGTGTTGTTCTGTATGGTGCTGAGGAAGGTGAACACTGTGGTAGGTGAGGAAACCCCCTTCCGTGCAGTGTGAAAATCAATAGAAGGCTAGCTATGGCGTCGCATGGCTGAACCCAGCACTTGAaggtgaggcaggtggatctctatgggCTTGAGGCTATGATGttttatatagtgagtttcaggccatccagggctacaagGAGAGATTGTGTCCCAGAAAACCGACGAGTAAACAAACAGCAATAGACTCTACTCTACTTGACAGTTGTGTGTTTGCGTAAAAGGTAAGAAAAGTTATATAACGAGAACTTTCTTATGGGAATGGGCAGTGAAGCCGGGAAGCTAGAGACCATCTGTCAGATGACAAGTCTGTCGACCGTTGGACTGTGGTTCTGTTCTTTTAACAACATGAGCTGACTGTGTGTCCTGAACCGTGTTTATACTTAAATACTTTAATCTTTTGCTCATATGGGCATACCTACACTTATTAAACAGTCTTGTACCtatggatatacatatatacattactAAAGATGAAAATAATGAGAATGACTGAGCTCATTGAGAACAAAATTTCCTGACTTCTGTAAGTTTAAGTTCATTAACAAAATTAATCTTGGCACATAAAGCCAGCTATCATAACGAAATTATTTCTGTtcattttatttggttttcattttgcTCTTATGTTTATTTTGGCACACGCTGCCTTCTATAAGTTACACAGCTTACAATGTTCATTTTAAGTGAAATTCTTTCATTTGCAGAAGGTAATGATTATGAAGAAATTCATAACTCATCAGAGTTCTAAGTGTGAGTGGGTGCTATGGACTTATCTCTAGGTTGGACATCAATAGTATCTTCTCCAGGGCCCATGAAAACGGGTCAAAAAGATTTCAGGACCCTGAAGGTGGTGGAGAAAACTTTGCAAACCTTTGAATATTCTGAATATGACATGTCCTTTAAAATCACGGACACACTGCAGTTGTGGTTACCTATATAggctctcagacacacacacacacacacacacacacacacacacacacacacacacacgtgcccacAACACAAATGAAGAAAAGATTTGGTTAGGATGAAGAAAGGGAGGTACTGGAGTGGGAAAGAGAGACCATTAGGGGAGATGGGTATGAACAGAAAGAACAAATTGTATAGATGTAAAgctgataaaaataaacaaaacattaggaaagaatgaaagaaagaaagaaagaaagaaagaaagaaagaaagaaagaaagaaaagaaaaaagaaaagaaagaagaaagaaaggaaggaaggaaggaaggaagaaagaaaaaaaagggaaattcGGGCACAACTTCTACTTTGAATCCAAATCAGCAGCTGTTCCAGGCTTTTCTGGACTCTTGCATACTGTGGTTAAGGAATCCTGCATAAGGAAACCTTGCAGCATAAAGACCTGCATGTATAAGAcatcacgtataagtggatattagccgtctaCTATAGactaaccatactaaaatctacagacctaaagaagctaaacaacaaggagaacactagggaggatgcttaattctcattcagaatagcaaacagatagagaccagaagcagtggaagagagggaataggatgggagcatcctatagagggtcctctgaaaggctgtatacaacaggggatagaagcagatgctgagacccacagccaacctttgagcagagtgcagggagtctcacagaaggagggtgagagaaggacacagaggggacaggagctctacaaggagaccaagaaagctaaaaatttctgagcccagggagtcctgcagagactgatgcaccaaccaaggaccatgcatggagaagatctaaaTCCCcggttcagatgtagccaataggaagctcagtctctatATGAGTTCCTGAGTAAAGGGACCAGGGGCAGCCTCTGGTTTTTGATAACTTCCCCCTGGCGActaggccttgccaggccacaaaggaaggggagtcaggaagtcctgatgaaacttgataagctaggggaagatggagggggaCTAGAAGAAGGtgatgggaggagagggaaggagggtgagacttgATACAAAATATACAAATTGTCTTCATAGAGAGAAACTTATAGAAAACAGAATGATAAGCTTGTAATCATGACACACCTTTGCCAAGAACAACTGTattctcttcattagtttctttgctaaacttaaagagaaaaagaatgaggTTTGCTAATTTGCCTCTTATGGTTGCATCTGTGCTTAAAACTATGTCCTGTTATATCCAAATCATCAACTGTATGTTTGATTATCTAACACCAGATGTCAGTTTTAAGAGACTAATAATGTTTAGTAAAAGTTGTAAAGAGCATAATTTTAGCGTGACCTGTTCCATGgccatgttaaaaattaaaattgagtcATCCACATGAAACTTTTAGGTCCtccaaataaaactgaaaccTGTTGGTAGCTTACTTTCCCAATAAGTGAGGTGGTAGAAATATTAACAAATTTCTCAAACAGGAGAGTTTTAATTGTTGTGATGTAGACATGACCaacctgcttctttttctttgtgtttcttaaTGATTTCATTGTCTTAAAATCACCCAGTTCTTGtctttatggttgtgagccaagcCTTTAGTggctgagccgtttctccaggcTATCCAATCCTCAGAGCTGGATGTTAGATGCCAAAGCGGGTGGTTGCTAGGAAGCAAACGTGGTTGAGTGGGCGCTGTCATTGGGAAGACAGCAGTGCTTTCTTCTGACCTGGCAAGAGCCACGCCTAGAGTATCTGCCTATCTAAAACTATTGACTAAACGCCACCCATATATCAGAGTGTCTGCTAGGCTGACTGACACTCCAAGACTGTATAAGATGGGTGAGAATAGAGATTCTGCAGGGTTGTCATGCTCCCTTCTCCGGTTTGTTACCTCTTCCCAATGGTGAATATCAAGGTGAATAAATGATCATGACCAGACCGCAGTCAACTTCAGAACGAGCCAGGAACCAGGCTCTCTAGCTTGACTTCAGACCTGAGTACAAGGAGAGGGAGTAGTACTTAAAAGCAAAGACTGAGGGGTCAGAATAATAGCCACAATCCCCTGCTAAGCCTGTCCATTCCGTTTTGTGAGGAAAAGGCAGATTTTGGCACAATCAACCTAGAACTGAATTTCCAAATGATAGTATTTAAAGCAAACAGTTCTCCCCAAACAGGAACTATGTGAATTGAATGGAATTTTTCTATGGGAAAGACTAAACCATTTATATTTGCATTAAAATTGTTTccattttcaaaataatattctCTTCCCAAGTGTTGGCTATGACATGTTATCACCTTGATGTACAATATTATAGACATTATTTTtcatattacagtttattcattttttatcccagaggtggccccttcctcattccctgccaatcccacccacccttcatcatctcctcccatggccctctccaagtccactgacaggggaagtcctccaccctttccatctgacccttgcttagcaggtctcatcaggactggctgtattgtcctcctctgtggcctggcaagactgttccatcctcagggggaggtgatcaaagccactgagttcatggcagagacagaccctgttccccttactagggaaccttctAGATattcagctgccatgggctgtatctgagcaTGGGCCCTAGGATATTTCCATATATCATCCTTgataggagt is a genomic window containing:
- the LOC110544773 gene encoding LOW QUALITY PROTEIN: olfactory receptor 52Z1P-like (The sequence of the model RefSeq protein was modified relative to this genomic sequence to represent the inferred CDS: inserted 1 base in 1 codon): MKSLRNTKKKKQVGHVYITTIKTLLFEKFVNISTTSLIGKFSKETNEENTVVLGKELNATPAQLTFFLLTGVPGLEDIQIWISIPFSFMYLLAVLGNVLAVAVVVYDRSLHEPMYLFLAMLAFNDVLLCTVTVPQMLLIFWQGPLATPFPACLTQMFFVHALFLSESAVLLAMAFDRYVAICTPLHYTTLLTGSLIGKVGLALVARSVAVITPGVLLILRLDFCWSNIXRHTYCENMGIAKLACNSITLNSIYGLSAALLTTGMDFVFISLSYWLILKTVLQLPSREARKKAFGTCGAHICVILIFYTLAFFSFFTHRCGRHVSRHLILLANLYLLVSPTMNPIVYGIKTKEIRMRVVGPCSRPK